A region of Toxotes jaculatrix isolate fToxJac2 chromosome 23, fToxJac2.pri, whole genome shotgun sequence DNA encodes the following proteins:
- the arhgef11 gene encoding rho guanine nucleotide exchange factor 11 isoform X5 produces MADIPAEGTGPGLVQRCVVVQKDQLGFGFTVCGERVKLVQNVRPGGAAVKAGVQEGDRIIKVNGSLVSSMSHQEVVKLIKSGTYVALTLQGPPPSAASLPLEPLPTDLTPNQRTSLGGEAPPPPPPPLPSGLGGNPSQRITGPKPLQDPEVQKHASQILRKMLEQEEAELQGLMEEQQRNPSPSLEERIESAKRRANQVRVKIQQDVEGMRSESIASYVIAGEGRLSMDSSEGDMEAFESPHSSPSFSFRTPLHRRQSSDTHTLSDSGGKAQIIGPEEEDEESDGYAFNEMDGPFQDIELLKTRPAHMTVFMRYVFTQLLDPNPLLFYLSVEAYLGSSPKDARALAPQICSHFLDPDAPLKIRVREEYLTDIESRLHAQEDIRGPLSELQQQVLPDIQDQIQDYRNKQMMGLGSLFGEGDLHHLDGDPAKEKQVVDRQVTALWEILSKHEEDRSSPLASAVLLYLRHSGIKLRDSKVFPGLSTEKEKWLAFLKTKKLSGTKKEKDGEDKKRNPILKYIGKPRATSQSTFHVPLSPNEVRPGSVRNIIQQFENHTETTGEEGGDAADPQRLSSSSLGEDSMESPTVSVRLARSESLKAQGEGRRRGVASGTESVPRSRSDVDMEDCGEEREGPGLRPLQHSTSSSASSSSARSLENPTPPYTPRSRRRSVDSPLALLPDAAALEDEVCDGQNWQDTVSPQLLATLSPREVDRQAVIYELFTTEVSHLRTLRVLDQVFFQKMRSVLNTDELACIFPNLPQVYELHASLCEAMKKRRETPIVQEIGDVMLARFEGAAGDEFQEQASQLCSQQSQALELIKNKQRKDPRFAHIIQECEASPHCRRLQLKDLLVSEMQRLTKYPLLLDNIIKHTEAGSSDLPSLQRAQVCCRGILQAVNEVVGETEHRQRLSQYQRRLDAAPQFKSLDLTTKRMIHEGPLTWKVSKDKQIEIQALLLSDCLVLLQRGPDDRLQLRYPSRWLGGGGGGGGDSKTSFSPLVKLDSLLVRSVATDNKALYVISTTERQIYELVAGTSSEKNTWKDLLEKAVSSADGSSPLISHGSMPITSPSIRSASPVSTDSNIDADSSVTGQSDSMAPHSSNNDIVLSDSTPVDQSGAFICGERQAAGVAEAALKDVETLRRLISQDLEDDGWSHDSDETPTNETANDGSSFAERQRPESLETVLSFSTNDWEAEPEEVPPSDTEQPNVQVIRKAVVAGPSSSSSVPDDITDDVTLPSDQSSKPRGNTFYLVMPTEQGESVTDDLNDPPTPTASHFPQSLDEVMSPQVQTEEETPAGGPGLSRSEALNLEREEETGQSQAGSQSHVIKNVDEIFHTIEGLMSKLRQLKEIEKAHHKLLKTLTHSVNQESGDQRCPSATVSRTPSLDRGSGESKEGSPAEPKIQSTGF; encoded by the exons ATGGCCGACATCCCTGCTGAGGGCACGG GTCCCGGTCTTGTTCAGAGATGTGTGGTTGTGCAGAAGGACCAGCTTGGTTTCGGCTTCacagtgtgtggagagagagttAAGCTAGTGCAGAATGTCCGACCAG GTGGTGCAGCAGTCAAAGCCGGGGTTCAAGAAGGGGACCGCATCATAAAG GTGAACGGCTCACTGGTGTCCTCCATGTCCCATCAGGAGGTGGTAAAGCTCATCAAAT CTGGAACGTACGTAGCTCTGACACTACAAGGACCTCCCCCCTCAGCCGCCTCCTTGCCCTTAGAACCCCTCCCCACTGACCTCACACCCAATCAAAGAACATCTCTGGGTGGGGaggctccacctccaccacctccacccctgCCCTCTGGACTCGGTGGCAACCCTTCCCAAAGAATCACGGGACCCAAACCACTACAG gaccCAGAAGTACAAAAACATGCCTCTCAGATACTCAGGAAAATGCTGGAGCAGGAAGAAGCTGAACTGcag GGCTtgatggaggagcagcagaggaaccCATCGCCGTCACTGGAGGAGCGCATCGAAAGTGCCAAGAGGAGAGCGAACCAAGTCAGGGTCAAGATTCAGCAAGATGTG GAGGGAATGCGATCAGAATCTATCGCGAGTTATGTCATAGCAGGAGAag GTCGACTGTCAATGGACTCAAGCGAAGGCGACATGGAG gcCTTTGAGAGTCCCCACTCCTCCCCCTCATTCTCCTTCAGGACCCCCCTACACCGACGGCAGAGCTccgacacacacaccctctctgaTTCG GGTGGAAAGGCGCAGATCATCGGccctgaggaagaggatgaagaaagTGACGGCTATGCATTTAATGAG ATGGACGGTCCGTTCCAGGACATTGAGTTGTTGAAAACACGACCAGCACACATGACAGTGTTCATGAGATATGTCTTCACCCAGCTTCTGGACCCCAACCCTTTG CTGTTTTACCTGTCGGTGGAGGCATACCTGGGCTCCAGCCCTAAAGATGCCCGCGCACTTGCACCCCAGATCTGTTCCCATTTTCTGGACCCTGATGCT cctttgaaaatcagagtacGAGAGGAGTATCTCACAGATATTG AGAGTCGACTACATGCCCAGGAGGACATCAGAGGACCcctgtctgagctgcagcagcaggtgctgCCAGATATTCAGGACCAGATACAAGACTACAG GAACAAGCAGATGATGGGTCTTGGCTCTCTGTTTGGAGAAGGAGACCTGCATCACCTTGATGGAGACCCTGCGAAAGAGAAACAAGTGGTGGACAGACAGGTTACTGCCCTCTGGGAGATATT ATCAAAGCACGAAGAGGACAGAAG TTCTCCTCTGGCGTCAGCAGTCCTCCTGTACCTGCGTCATTCTGGTATCAAGCTAAGAGATTCCAAGGTCTTCCCAGGTTTGAGtacagagaaggagaagtgGCTCGCGTtcttaaagacaaaaaag ctgaGTGGTaccaagaaagagaaagatggagaggataAAAAGAGAAACCCCATCCTGAAGTACATCGGAAAACCCCGAGCCACATCCCAGTCca CATTCCATGTCCCGTTGTCACCCAACGAAG TCCGTCCTGGCAGTGTGAGGAACATCATCCAGCAGTTTGAGAATCACACAGAGACGacgggagaggagggaggtgacGCTGCCGACCCCCAGAggctctcctccagcagcctgGGAGAAGACAGCATGGAGAG CCCTACGGTCTCAGTGCGTCTGGCACGCAGCGAGTCGTTGAAGGCTCAGGGAGAAGGGCGTCGGCGGGGTGTTGCCTCAGGGACAGAGTCTGTCCCCCGCTCTCGCAGCGATGTGGACATGGAGGACtgtggggaggagagggaggggccGGGCCTCAGGccactgcagcacagcacatcATCATCTGCGTCCAGCAGCTCTGCACG GTCTCTAGAGAACCCTACACCCCCATACACCCCTCGGTCTAGACGCAG GAGTGTGGACTCACCGTTGGCTCTGCTACCGGACGCTGCAGCGCTGGAGGATGAAGTGTGCGACGGTCAGAACTGGCAGGACACGGTGTCTCCTCAGCTCCTCGCCACGCTCAGCCCGAGGGAGGTGGACAGACAGGCCGTCATTTATG AGCTGTTCACCACAGAGGTGTCCCACCTGCGGACCTTGCGGGTCCTGGACCAGGTCTTTTTCCAGAAGATGAGGTCTGTGCTGAACACTGATGAGCTGGCCTGCATCTTCCCCAACCTGCCGCAGGTCTACGAACTCCacg CAAGTCTGTGCGAAGCGATGAAGAAGCGCAGAGAAACTCCCATCGTTCAGGAAATCGGGGACGTTATGCTGGCCAGG TTTGAAGGTGCAGCCGGAGACGAGTTTCAGGAACAGGCGTCCCAGCTGTGCAGTCAGCAGTCTCAGGCGCTAGAACTCATCAAGAACAAACAACGTAAAGACCCTCGCTTCGCTCACATCatccag GAGTGTGAGGCGAGTCCTCACTGTCGGAGGCTGCAGCTTAAAGACCTGCTGGTGTCTGAGATGCAGAGACTCACCAAGTACCCTCTGCTGCTGGACAACATcattaaacacacagagg CTGGTTCATCGGACCTCCCCTCACTCCAGCGAGCCCAGGTTTGTTGCCGAGGGATACTGCAGGCTGTCAACGAGGTCGTCGGGGAAACAGAACACCGGCAACGTCTCAGCCAATACCAACGCAGGCTGGATGCTGCCCCTCAATTCAAG AGTCTCGACCTGACCACAAAGAGAATGATTCACGAAGGTCCTCTCACCTGGAAAGTGAGCAAAGATAAACAGATAG AGATCCAAGCgctgctgctgtcagattgCCTGGTCCTTCTGCAGAGAGGCCCAGACGACCGGCTGCAACTGCGATATCCATCCCGCTGGCTGGGTGGAGGCGGAGGAGGCGGCGGAGACAGCAAGACCTCCTTCAGCCCTCTGGTGAAGCTGGACTCACTGCTGGTCCGCTCAGTAGCTACGG ACAACAAAGCTCTCTATGTCATCAGCACCACAGAGAGGCAGATCTATGAACTGGTGGCTGGGACGTCATCAGAGAAAAACAC CTGGAAAGATTTACTTGAAAAAGCCGTCTCATCGGCCGATGGCTCATCGCCCCTGATCAGTCACGGATCTATGCCAATAAC TTCCCCCAGTATCCGCAGTGCGTCCCCAGTCTCGACCGACAGCAATATCGATGCAG ACAGTTCAGTGACCGGGCAGTCAGATTCCATGGCACCGCATTCCTCCAACAACGACATCGTGCTCTCCGACAGCACACCTGTGGACCAATCAGGAGCTTTCATTTGTGGTGAAAGACAAGCAGCTGGTGTGGCAGAGGCTGCTTTAAAAGACG TTGAAACACTACGGCGGCTCATATCACAAGACCTGGAAGACGACGGATGGAGCCACGACTCAGATGAAACGCCCACCAACGAGACGGCCAACGACGGGAGCTCGTTCGCTGAAAGACAGCGGCCGGAGTCTTTGGAGACCGTCCTCAGCTTCAGCACCAACGACTGGGAGGCTGAGCCTGAAGAGGTTCCGCCCTCAGACACGGAACAACCCAACGTTCAGGTCATAAGGAAAG CTGTGGTTGCGggtccttcttcttcttcttctgtccccGACGACATTACTGATGATGTCACCCTCCCCTCCGACCAATCATCCAAGCCGAGAG GGAACACTTTCTACTTGGTAATGCCaacagagcagggagagagtGTCACTGATGACCTCAACGACCCTCCTACCCCCACCGCCAGCCACTTCCCTCAGTCTCTGGATGAAGTGATGTCACCACAAGTGCAGACGGAAGAGGAAACGCCAGCCGGTGGTCCAGGACTCAGCCGGTCAGAGGCTTTGAACCTGGAACGGGAGGAAGAAACGGGTCAATCGCAGGCCGGGTCCCAGAGTCACGTGATCAAAAACGTGGATGAGATTTTCCACACGATTGAGGGTTTGATGAGCAAGCTGCGCCAGCTGAAG GAAATAGAAAAGGCTCATCACAAGCTTTTGAAAaccctcacacactctgtcaATCAGGAGTCAGGGGACCAACGATGTCCCTCAGCAACCGTCTCCAGGACGCCATCTTTGGATCGCGGCTCAGGAGAAA GCAAAGAAGGAAGTCCAGCAGAACCCAAGATTCAGTCAACTGGATTCTGA